TATTTGCACATTTTACAGCCGGAGATTTCTTGTTCATAATTTATTAACACGATGGTAGCAGCGGTACAACGAAATCTCCTATTATAAtattgggttgggttgggttgataCATTCAAAGAATAAGTGCACATCCCGATGATTACCGACTCCCATATGTATCGTCAAACACAAAGGTGTGAGATGTTCAACTCTATCCTAATGCAGCTTTAACtcaaaaataatacaattttgGACTAATTATAAAACTCCTCCCCAACAAATCAACTCAAAACTCGATTTTAAAAAGAATATTccttgttattttatttataaatattatattattttaaaaattacttaattaaatattttatttaaaatttattaataataacgaaatatgaattttaactttttttattaaaataattcagatattcactttttatttacaaatttattaatcaaatcaatcttttatttttaaatcattattcctattttaaaattattaacttAATTATATAACTATCATCCATATTTAAACAGGAGCTAAAAAAAGGAGAAGATAACGCAGATACAGTGCTGCACCAATATGCTGCAGCACAGCTCCAATTTGAAGGAGCATTTGGTGCTGGGTTGGAGTGCCAAGCCTGCACTGTTTCGGCATTCAATGCCAAAATAGTGCAGGGTTGGAGATGCCCTAAGGCCTTTGAGCCTGTCAAATGCAAATGGGCGATGTTTCAAATTCAAAGTCTATTAAACCTAAATTGATATATGTAGAAGATCGTCCTCTAATTAAAACTACTCACCAAACAAAATGTGAAGAAACAGATTCAACCCACTTGCCACTGGCATTCATTTTGCGTGGAGAAAATGGATGCTTTAGTGTCTGCATGTATCAAATGGAAAAATATGGGAGGGACAAAGACATCGGAGTACAGAAAACTCAGAAACTGACTTACGAATATACTTCTTATAGAGATTATTATTCATCCAAAACGGTGGCCTCTTTACATTTTGCGAAGTCATTTGTTCCTTACAATTCACACTGCAGTATTCCAGCACACTGAAACATGAGTCCGAGAATGGATCTACACCAGGTTATTTAGTGGAGATCTTCGCTCATTGATCAGCATTGATGCCAAAGATACGAACTTTGTGCATATGTGGGAACTTGGCAACCACCAGAATAAAAACTGCCAGTGTATTGAAGAAGATCATAGGGTATTGATAGTCGGTTGTATGCGAGGCTATCAAGTACCTGCCCAAAAAAAAACGAGGATGTGCGTGAATAGATATGAGTACAGAGAATTTCTTTGATTTTATTAGTCAAGCCACAGAGAGCAAAGAAAATAGAAATAGAAGTTCCTCTATAATTAGTCAAAGAAAAGGGACAGGCATGTCGTAAATCTCAAATTAGAAAATGAAGTTTAAGTTGTAATACTTAAAACATCACACGATACAAGTACCGCCAACGCAATAAGCAAAAAGGATGCCTTGCATAACAGCATGAATCAATTTGCATCATGCAATATTTATACGGTGATCTGCAAAAAGGTTGCAAAACTCAAAATAGTAAAATCAacgaatttcaatattttaaagttgGTCATCCCATTTTTCATTCTCTGAATCCACAGATCAAATTTTATCCTTCTTGTTCAAGACGACTAAATGTAAGCAAGTGCTTGCAtttaaatttggaaaatttCAGGTTCAAAACCTAATTTTGGTATCAAATTTGGTTAACACCAGCCATTCTCCCGATGGTGTGAACTACTTTCTGAGAAACACCTCCCACCGTAATACTAGTAAACAGATGTAAAGAAACAGGTCAGAACTATTGATGCATAAATTTCCATACTAAAGGTAGAAGTTACAAAATTATAAAGACATTAAGCTTTCAAAGTCacatttttgcatttttttcaACCAAGTTAAGCTTTTAAGTAGAATCATTCACGTATTCCATGTATATACCATGTTTACGTTAAGCACCTTCATAGATAGCTGAATATCAAGTTTATATCCTCTAGACACCATATTCCAACATATACAACAAATTCTGAATCATTTCAAGCTTAAATCCATCCAGATACCATATTCTAATCCAACCTATATCACAAACTTCGTATCATTCTACCGAACTCAAAACAACTAAGGAAAAATATGTTCACTCTCTCAATCCTAACCTCTTATGTGTCAGTAAAGAGTAAAGGTAAGACTGATAATTTATGATCCATGATAAAATGTACGGTGAATGCATCATAGAGtgattatttaacataaaaaaggCAAATTAAATCAACCAGAAACCAGTGCCTTTGTAAGACATGAAACATAACTAATCAGACCAAAATACAATTGATAGTATCTAGAGAGCACTTACAGTACAACTGGTACGACGGTTAAAAACTTCCTATTACGGGTGAGCTGTTTCCCATTATCAATTTGCTCCCACCAAGTCAATCTATTGTAGATCCCCTGATCATCTGAAAATGGTGTTCCCTTCTTCCAGTGAAAGAAGTGATACGTGACCTGAATGTAAGTCATACTCATAGTTACAAGAAGAAAGCAATTCAAAAGCATAGTGAGTAGTGACTAAAGAACATTTCCTAGAAAAATGCACCATTTCTATTTAATTCACATACACTAGTATAAGCGAGAACTAAATTTTCATAATGAATATTCTATAGGCCTGCGTAAAAATGACAAGCAccataacaaaatattatcatatgATATTGGGAATGATGATAACTTGACGTAGGCTATTTTCATGCTTGATTTTTCCTTTATGATATTTAATCCAGCACGAAGACATCCAGCATGATACTCTGAAAGCTCAGACATCTTGCAAGGAAACGAACATTCATCCCTAACGTCAAAGAGGTAAAGGCGGGGCAGATGTAGTTAAATTAAGAGGAAAGCTAAGTTAGCAGAGCAGAGACACTCTTAACTGCTACGCCAAAATTCCAAATGGATGGACTAGTGTAGACAAAGCATTCCACAGTTGATCGTGAATTTTAGAGGCAAACAGCAGAGAAGCAGTCTTCCATAAAGGCCAGAAAAGATGAGGCAGGTAACAGAAATTCCAAACCTTGTCTATTTCATAAACATGGACACATAGATATGTATGCCATCGtagaaaatgataataaaaggCGCCAATTTCTTAGCAAAATATTCACATTCATCAAGTCATACATTACACCCACTTAAATCAATCCTTGAGAtgtaaaaacttaaaaaaaagatcaaataaTCAAATCTAAACAGCACGAAACAGACACAGCCATAAATTCATCATCTCATAAATGATTCCAGAAGATAATACATAGACAATTAGCAAAGCCTTAACAACCAAAATCAGCATCCATCTACTCCCTAACAGCACAACCAATCAATTGCGAGAGATTTAAAAACATGCATCCGCAAACAGATACGATTAAACCAtccaaagttttaaaaaaatgaaatcaggAAACGTACGACGAAATGGGAGAGATGAACAGTTGTCCATGCCATGCCCGGAGAACACCCGAACACCGAGAGCACGACCAGCCATGAGAAGAATAATATGAGGATGTAGATGGTCCACACACCGGGATACATGAACCACTCCGTATTCCGATTCAGATCCGTCGGCGGTGCTGCCTGCACATACAAATTCGCCATATCGGTTGATATCAGACAAATCTTCCACCAACAAAACTGCTTACAATGGTTATATAGTTTGATTCCTAAACGAAAAAGCAATCGAAAAACTATCAATCTCTTGCGTTGCGTGGGTATAGAAACGGGTAAAACACGGTTCGTTCGACGAGCAATTTCATCCTACAGCGGGTGCTCTACACCCCGTGAATCATAACAATCCATTTGGTATGAGGCCCCATAAAATATATGGACCCCACACAAAATGAACGGTTCAGATCGGAACACGTGTTCatctattaattttattttgcactttatttttcttattttttaaaatattttttcgcaTAGTTCATTTTGAAAAGTCAAACCCGCCCCTTTAATTTTAACTTTCACCACACCATTCCCACGAGAAAGGTGCATCAAGGAGATGTTGGATCATGTGGGTTTTAAATGCAATAATGGGGATGTGTACATTCGGGTAGAAGTTCGGTTGCAGAAGCATATGGATCAAACCATTGCACTGAAAAGATGTATAATAGTTTGGAAGCAGAAAAAAATGGGTGGGAAAGAGTACAAAGATGTTAGAACGAAACTTTGATACAAGTTGTGAATGATGATGACACGAACTTATGCACGGATGAGGTTGTGTGCATCTCAGAGAGAAATGCCCAAGTAAGGACACCAAAAAGCTGGCTTCCGGAGTTTGGATCCAACCTCCATTTGGATAATATTATCAGTAGCTCATGTTTGTCTTCTGGATCAGGATTTGAGGATCGGCTACGTACTGCTTCTAAGAGGAGGAGAATAGAGAACTATATATTATGGAGCAGTGATCGACTGAAAATTCGTGGCCTTCCCAACTTTGATGACAAATTGAAAATGGTTGATCCAACCTATGAAAGGGAGAGAATTAAGATAATTGAGCCCAACATCAAAGCCTCTGCAAAAGGTTAAACAATTTCTTATATTACACCAAAGAGACTAGAAGAGCATGCAAAAACCGTGAAGAAGGTTAAACATGGGACTAGAAGAATGCCCAAAGACCCCAAATGATCCAAGATTGTCTTTCAGAGTTGAGGGAACTAATTCCCGATGGTGAGAAGGTACGTTTAGTACATTACACTGTTGGATTAAACAACATTATAATCTTTAATGACACAAATAACATCCTTACAATTCAATGAAGTTCAATTTAAATGTTTTGTCACGTTAATTAATGTTTATTGGTTAATGTGACTGATGAACATCGATCGTTTGTTAGAACAAACTATGTAGCAATTGAACTCTATGCTGAGCGCCacaaaacatgctgaaactCTGAAACCCATTGGAAAGATTGAGGTAAATTTGTGTTTCTCTTGATTATGTAAAACAAAGTTTCTTTCTGAAGATATAGTCATTATTCGAAGTTTTTGGCTTGATTATCATAAAGGGAACAATGGAAGTCCACGAAACTAAGATATGGACTCACTTTATAATGGAATCAAGGGAACATTCAAGAAAATAAAGACTTCTAGAAATTTCATACAAAATTAGCTATCTTTTTATTTGACTGAAATTTTATTTGTCATCCAGATAAACCTTCTTTTTACAAGgcatgaaatattttcatcCCTTGTTTGGCTTTTATAAATGACTGGCCAAATGTTGCCAAATGTGAAAAAGATTCAGAAGAGTGTTATCGCATTATCAAATATGTAGTTTTGCTTAACGGTAGATGATAAAGCTAACATATTTC
The DNA window shown above is from Primulina huaijiensis isolate GDHJ02 chromosome 12, ASM1229523v2, whole genome shotgun sequence and carries:
- the LOC140989249 gene encoding uncharacterized protein, with the translated sequence MANLYVQAAPPTDLNRNTEWFMYPGVWTIYILILFFSWLVVLSVFGCSPGMAWTTVHLSHFVVTYHFFHWKKGTPFSDDQGIYNRLTWWEQIDNGKQLTRNRKFLTVVPVVLYLIASHTTDYQYPMIFFNTLAVFILVVAKFPHMHKVRIFGINADQ